A genome region from Methanobacterium aggregans includes the following:
- the hdrC gene encoding CoB--CoM heterodisulfide reductase subunit C → MSFLNRLKNMLTGDENPEKESAENSVEQSESEVKTEKPTEEKQETVKESVSKTNETKSKEAIKKDVEPVEEKIETDTEISKEAVKTEKSDDESEKVSVREEKSEKPKTERSGIMTLLEGREKATITREDIDVNFKQEIMDAGAESVAVCFQCGTCSGACPSGRRTPYKVRQLVRKAVMGLKEDVISDDTIWMCTTCYECQERCPRGIKIVDVVKAVRNQAAHAGYMAPAHKATGSFVIKTGHGVPINDATKALRKSVGLTELPPTTHEFPEALEEVQKITKLTGFDSLIGYNWETGELE, encoded by the coding sequence CCCCGAAAAGGAATCAGCAGAGAATTCAGTGGAACAATCAGAGTCAGAAGTGAAAACAGAGAAACCAACAGAAGAAAAACAAGAAACAGTCAAGGAATCAGTTTCCAAAACTAATGAAACAAAATCTAAGGAAGCCATCAAAAAAGATGTTGAACCCGTAGAAGAAAAAATAGAAACTGATACAGAAATAAGCAAAGAAGCAGTAAAAACAGAGAAATCTGATGATGAATCAGAGAAGGTATCAGTAAGGGAAGAAAAATCTGAAAAACCCAAAACTGAAAGGAGTGGTATTATGACTTTACTTGAAGGAAGAGAAAAAGCTACTATAACCCGTGAAGATATCGATGTAAACTTCAAACAGGAAATAATGGACGCTGGCGCAGAATCTGTGGCAGTATGTTTCCAGTGCGGTACATGCTCAGGAGCATGTCCTTCTGGAAGGAGAACACCATACAAAGTAAGGCAGCTTGTAAGAAAGGCAGTAATGGGCCTTAAAGAAGATGTCATATCTGATGACACAATCTGGATGTGCACAACCTGCTACGAATGCCAGGAAAGATGCCCAAGAGGAATCAAAATCGTGGATGTTGTTAAGGCTGTAAGGAACCAGGCAGCACACGCAGGATACATGGCACCTGCACACAAAGCAACAGGATCATTCGTTATAAAAACAGGACACGGTGTGCCTATAAACGATGCAACCAAAGCTTTAAGGAAAAGCGTGGGCCTAACTGAATTACCACCAACCACACACGAATTCCCAGAAGCACTTGAAGAAGTCCAGAAAATAACCAAACTCACAGGATTCGACAGTCTCATAGGATACAACTGGGAAACCGGAGAATTAGAATAA
- the hdrB gene encoding CoB--CoM heterodisulfide reductase subunit B, producing MAFAYFLGCIMNNRYPGIEKSTRILMENLGIEIKDMEGASCCPAPGVFGSFDKTTWASIAARNLTIAEDMEMDIMTECNGCFGSLYESNHLLKEDEEFKGKINGVLSEVGREFKGDINVRHFAEILYKDVGIEKLTETFTKPLGLNVAVHYGCHFLKPSAEIGIDDPIKPTILDELVEATGAKSVPYKDKMMCCGAGGGLRARDLDVTLDYTKEKLDNMTEAGVDAIVNVCPFCHLQFDVGQKEVNKKYGTNFQIPVFHLAQLYGLAMGLKPEELTVDAHQISTDPALAKLDVITGGE from the coding sequence ATGGCATTTGCATATTTCTTAGGATGTATAATGAACAACAGGTACCCTGGAATCGAGAAATCAACCAGGATCCTTATGGAAAATCTCGGAATTGAAATCAAAGACATGGAAGGAGCATCCTGCTGCCCAGCACCAGGTGTTTTCGGTTCATTCGACAAAACAACATGGGCTTCAATAGCAGCAAGGAACCTGACCATAGCTGAAGACATGGAAATGGACATTATGACCGAATGTAACGGATGCTTTGGATCATTGTACGAAAGCAACCACCTCCTTAAAGAAGATGAAGAGTTCAAAGGAAAAATTAACGGTGTCCTATCTGAAGTTGGAAGGGAATTCAAAGGAGACATCAACGTAAGGCACTTTGCAGAAATTCTCTACAAAGATGTGGGAATTGAAAAACTCACAGAAACCTTCACAAAACCATTAGGACTCAACGTTGCAGTTCACTACGGCTGCCACTTCCTCAAACCAAGCGCTGAAATTGGAATCGACGACCCAATCAAACCAACCATACTTGATGAACTCGTTGAAGCAACCGGTGCAAAATCCGTACCATACAAGGACAAAATGATGTGCTGCGGAGCAGGCGGAGGTTTAAGGGCAAGAGACCTTGATGTAACACTTGACTACACCAAAGAAAAACTCGACAACATGACAGAAGCAGGAGTCGACGCAATAGTAAACGTCTGCCCATTCTGCCACTTACAGTTCGATGTTGGCCAGAAAGAAGTCAACAAAAAATACGGAACCAACTTCCAGATACCAGTTTTCCACCTTGCACAGCTCTACGGACTTGCAATGGGATTAAAACCAGAAGAGCTAACAGTCGACGCTCATCAGATAAGCACAGACCCAGCTCTTGCAAAATTGGACGTAATAACCGGTGGAGAATAA
- a CDS encoding DUF749 domain-containing protein, which translates to MFVASLVGIFKFNELPEKYGPFVQYKASIEKRQVKDTDEIAILNISGTESNHVLFLDSYDNIKQIEAELKEADADINYHTKKILEGHL; encoded by the coding sequence ATGTTCGTTGCAAGTCTTGTGGGAATATTCAAATTCAATGAACTACCTGAAAAATACGGGCCATTTGTACAGTACAAAGCATCAATAGAAAAAAGACAAGTTAAGGATACTGATGAAATAGCGATACTCAACATAAGTGGTACTGAAAGCAATCACGTGCTCTTCCTGGACTCCTATGATAACATAAAACAGATAGAGGCAGAGTTAAAGGAAGCAGATGCTGATATTAATTACCACACCAAGAAAATACTGGAAGGACATTTATGA
- a CDS encoding DUF2096 domain-containing protein gives MSDLPAEQTWMVLVELLTDLRKKNVEISPALTEDIRMAKTTINFYKINPADPERMKEVGRINNFLTSIQDTLMGLAEAEGEGYADQWLEKLTKASRGEKVYDVPDKRSKYVVGAPSGFSMVRVTFKKPQSEDRVQEIAEYHNVIIEFETDEVVVIYGDKVNIQHSLKEMAPLFSE, from the coding sequence ATGAGTGATCTACCTGCAGAACAGACATGGATGGTGCTTGTTGAATTACTGACAGACCTGAGAAAGAAGAACGTTGAAATATCTCCTGCCCTCACAGAGGACATCAGGATGGCGAAGACAACAATAAACTTCTACAAGATTAACCCTGCAGATCCAGAGCGCATGAAGGAAGTTGGGCGTATAAACAATTTTTTAACTTCTATTCAGGACACATTGATGGGACTTGCAGAGGCTGAAGGCGAAGGTTATGCCGATCAATGGCTTGAAAAGCTTACAAAAGCCTCTCGTGGGGAAAAGGTTTATGATGTGCCGGATAAACGGTCAAAATATGTTGTAGGGGCTCCCTCAGGATTTTCAATGGTCAGGGTCACCTTTAAAAAACCCCAATCTGAAGACAGGGTTCAGGAAATTGCTGAGTACCACAACGTTATAATTGAATTTGAAACTGATGAAGTTGTGGTGATCTACGGGGATAAGGTTAACATACAACATAGTCTGAAGGAAATGGCTCCCTTGTTCAGTGAGTGA